Proteins encoded by one window of Mustela erminea isolate mMusErm1 chromosome 5, mMusErm1.Pri, whole genome shotgun sequence:
- the LOC116589940 gene encoding olfactory receptor 4K15 has protein sequence MNETNHSRVTEFVLLGLSNSQELQPFLFLIFSLLYLAILLGNFLIILTVTSDSRLHTPMYFLLANLSFIDICVASFATPKMIADFLVEHKTISFDACLAQIFFVHLFTGSEMVLLVSMAYDRYVAICKPLHYMTIMSRRVCIILVLISWLVGFIHTTSQLAFTVNLPFCGPNQVDSFFCDLPLVTKLACIDTYVVSLLIVADSGFLSMSSFLLLVVSYTVILITVRNRSSASMAKARSTLTAHITVVTLFFGPCIFIYVWPFSSYSVDKVLAVFYTIFTPILNPVIYTLRNKEVKAAMSKLKSRYLKPGQVSTVIRNVLFWETK, from the coding sequence ATGAATGAGACAAATCATTCCCGGGTAACCGAGTTTGTGTTGCTGGGGCTCTCTAATTCCCAGGAGCTCCagcctttcttgtttctcataTTTTCACTACTTTACCTAGCAATACTGCTGGGCAACTTTCTTATCATCCTCACTGTAACCTCAGATTCCCGCCTTCATACCCCCATGTACTTCCTGCTTGCGAACCTCTCTTTTATAGATATATGCGTTGCCTCTTTTGCTACCCCCAAAATGATTGCAGACTTTCTGGTTGAGCACAAGACTATTTCGTTTGATGCCTGCCTGGCCCAGATTTTCTTTGTTCACCTTTTCACTGGCAGTGAAATGGTGCTCCTTGTATCCATGGCTTATGACCGTTACGTTGCTATATGCAAACCTCTCCACTACATGACAATAATGAGTCGCCGTGTGTGTATTATACTTGTTCTTATCTCCTGGCTCGTGGGGTTCATCCATACTACTAGCCAGTTGGCATTTACTGTTAACTTGCCTTTTTGTGGCCCAAATCAAGTAGACAGTTTTTTCTGTGACCTCCCTCTAGTGACAAAGCTGGCCTGCATAGACACTTATGTTGTCAGCCTACTTATAGTTGCAGATAGCGGCTTTCTTTCTATGAGCTCCTTTCTCCTCTTGGTTGTCTCCTACACTGTGATACTTATCACCGTCAGGAACCGCTCCTCTGCCAGCATGGCAAAGGCCCGCTCCACACTGACTGCTCATATCACTGTGGTCACATTGTTCTTTGGACCATGCATCTTCATCTACGTGTGGCCCTTTAGCAGTTATTCTGTTGACAAAGTCCTTGCTGTGTTTTACACCATCTTTACTCCCATCTTAAACCCAGTTATTTACACTCTAAGGAACAAAGAAGTGAAGGCAGCCATGTCAAAACTGAAGAGTCGGTACCTGAAGCCTGGTCAGGTTTCTACAGTCATAAGAAACGTTCTTTTCTGGGAAACAAAGTAA
- the LOC116590103 gene encoding olfactory receptor 11H6-like yields MASPAAQLHALQTNEYSNINNCSSSVSEFILLGFSYTGEIQVFLFSVFSGTYILTLTGNLCIICAVRWDHRLQTPMYILLANFSFLEIWFITSTVPNMLASLLSETSTISFYGCFLQSYFFFSMGTTETFFLSAMAFDRYLAICRPLHYPTVMTVQRCIRIGAGCWVCGFLYFLLPMNLISQLPFCCCKKIDHFLCDPDILIKLSCVPAPATEIICAIYNSVLIFSTFLFITSSYFLVIRAVLRVPSVEGQHKAFSTCGSHLAVVFLFYGSIMVVYVSPTAGNPAEIQKILSLFYSVLTPLFNPLIYSFRNKEMKVALRKLFRIVRFSQRHGRNL; encoded by the coding sequence CAttacaaacaaatgaatattcCAACATAAATAATTGCTCAAGCTCTGTGAGTGAATTCATTCTTTTGGGCTTCTCTTATACCGGTGAAATTCAGGTTTTCCTCTTTTCAGTCTTCTCTGGGACTTATATTCTGACACTAACTGGAAATCTATGCATTATCTGTGCTGTGAGGTGGGACCATCGACTGCAAACTCCAATGTACATCCTGCTggccaatttttcttttctggagatCTGGTTTATCACCTCCACTGTCCCTAATATGCTGGCCAGCTTACTCTCTGAGACCAGCACCATCTCCTTCTATGGCTGCTTCCTCCAATcctacttcttcttctccatGGGTACCACTGAGACCTTCTTCTTGTCTGCCATGGCCTTTGACAGGTACCTTGCTATCTGCAGGCCCCTGCACTACCCCACTGTCATGACTGTTCAGCGCTGCATCAGAATAggagctgggtgctgggtgtgTGGCTTCCTATACTTCCTCTTGCCTATGAACCTCATCTCTCAACTCCCATTTTGTTGTTGCAAGAAGATTGATCACTTTCTTTGTGACCCAGATATCCTTATAAAACTGTCCTGTGTGCCAGCTCCTGCTACTGAGATCATCTGTGCCATCTATAACTCAGTCCTCATTTTCTCCACCTTCCTTTTTATTACCAGCTCCTACTTCCTGGTGATTAGAGCTGTGCTGAGGGTCCCCTCAGTAGAAGGTCAGCATAAGGCCTTCTCCACATGTGGCTCCCATCTGGCTGTGGTGTTCCTGTTCTATGGCTCTATCATGGTTGTATATGTAAGCCCAACAGCAGGCAATCCAGCTGAGATACAGAAGATTCTGAGTTTGTTCTATTCTGTTTTAACTCCTCTTTTCAACCCCTTGATCTATAGTTTCCGAAATAAGGAGATGAAGGTAGCTCTGAGAAAATTATTCAGGATTGTGAGATTTAGTCAGAGGCATGGAAGAAATCTTTGA